A single Dehalococcoidia bacterium DNA region contains:
- a CDS encoding class I SAM-dependent methyltransferase, whose protein sequence is MFQDNHANIWADVSPACLLCGGPSKPFFAVDTSRYSFSTNVRPAITRCRGCGLAWVNPRLVEVAPAEAEAAAAQERRIEGPAGSERERAPDVLAHIGRHARPGRLLDIGCGYLLKLAAESGWQAVGVNPNAKEAQYARAEMGVAVPARVVEEAGFPDASFDVVSLVEVLEHLADPVSVLRQANRVLRPDGLLYLQTPDLDCVEARLLKHRWVMVYVNSHWFFYSDRPLRQLLQRTGFRVVERPLWARGRHAWGVPLKFALGLLGLSSLTSITVIARKVGPA, encoded by the coding sequence ATGTTTCAGGACAACCACGCCAATATCTGGGCGGATGTCTCCCCCGCTTGCCTCCTGTGCGGCGGCCCTTCCAAGCCGTTTTTCGCCGTGGACACCTCGCGTTACTCGTTTTCGACAAACGTCCGGCCAGCCATCACGCGCTGCCGGGGATGCGGACTCGCGTGGGTGAATCCGCGACTGGTGGAGGTGGCGCCCGCCGAGGCTGAGGCGGCCGCAGCGCAGGAGCGCCGCATCGAAGGCCCCGCGGGGTCCGAGCGAGAGCGGGCCCCTGACGTACTCGCCCACATAGGCCGCCACGCCCGTCCGGGACGGCTCTTGGACATAGGCTGCGGCTACCTCTTGAAGCTCGCCGCCGAGAGCGGGTGGCAGGCCGTCGGCGTCAACCCCAACGCAAAGGAAGCGCAATACGCGCGCGCCGAGATGGGTGTCGCCGTGCCCGCCCGCGTCGTGGAGGAGGCGGGCTTCCCCGACGCGTCGTTTGACGTCGTGTCCCTGGTCGAGGTGCTGGAGCACCTGGCTGACCCTGTCTCCGTCCTGCGCCAGGCGAACAGGGTGCTCCGCCCGGACGGCCTGCTGTACCTCCAGACGCCCGACCTGGACTGTGTTGAGGCGCGGCTGCTGAAACACCGCTGGGTCATGGTCTATGTGAATTCCCACTGGTTCTTCTATTCGGACAGGCCTCTCCGGCAACTGCTCCAGCGGACAGGCTTCCGGGTGGTGGAACGTCCCCTGTGGGCCCGCGGGCGGCATGCGTGGGGAGTCCCGCTCAAGTTTGCTCTCGGCCTTTTGGGATTGAGCAGTCTGACCTCTATCACTGTGATCGCGCGGAAGGTGGGGCCAGCTTGA